In the Mycolicibacterium thermoresistibile genome, one interval contains:
- a CDS encoding SDR family oxidoreductase, with the protein MSSVSVITGGAGGMGQATARVVGREHAVVLCDVRQDRLDTAAAVLRDDGITATPVHCDVTDPQAVDRLFKETAGIGELASVIHTAGVSPSMGSAEYVMRTNAVGTVHVNEAFLRTAGAGAAIVNVASMAAHMLPAEMVRTNLFARALTDLDGFLSEMLATCDAFPEEGRSGIAYALSKSFVKWYSAAQAERFNARGLRIVSVSPGSIDTEMGRLEEQAGAGAMVADAAVPRWGTPEEMAELLAFCASAKASYLTGTDILNDGGVIASMTERARAAAETQ; encoded by the coding sequence ATGTCTTCGGTATCGGTCATCACCGGAGGTGCGGGCGGAATGGGGCAGGCGACCGCCCGGGTCGTCGGCCGGGAACATGCGGTGGTGCTGTGCGACGTGCGGCAGGACCGGCTCGACACGGCGGCCGCCGTGCTGCGTGACGACGGCATCACCGCCACGCCCGTGCACTGCGACGTCACCGATCCGCAGGCGGTCGACCGGCTGTTCAAGGAGACGGCGGGTATCGGGGAGCTCGCCTCGGTGATCCACACCGCCGGGGTCAGCCCCAGCATGGGTAGCGCCGAATACGTCATGCGCACCAATGCGGTGGGTACCGTCCACGTCAACGAGGCCTTCCTCCGGACCGCGGGCGCGGGCGCGGCGATCGTCAACGTGGCCTCGATGGCCGCGCACATGCTGCCGGCCGAGATGGTTCGGACGAACCTGTTCGCCCGCGCGCTGACCGATCTGGACGGGTTCCTGTCGGAGATGCTCGCCACCTGCGACGCCTTCCCCGAGGAGGGCCGCTCAGGTATCGCCTATGCGCTCAGCAAGAGCTTCGTCAAGTGGTACAGCGCCGCCCAGGCCGAGCGGTTCAACGCGCGCGGGCTGCGCATCGTGTCGGTCTCGCCCGGATCGATCGACACCGAGATGGGACGGCTGGAGGAGCAGGCCGGCGCCGGGGCGATGGTCGCCGATGCCGCGGTTCCGCGCTGGGGCACCCCGGAGGAGATGGCGGAGTTGCTCGCCTTCTGCGCGAGTGCCAAGGCGAGTTACCTCACCGGCACCGACATCCTCAATGACGGCGGGGTGATTGCCTCGATGACAGAACGGGCCCGGGCGGCAGCCGAAACCCAGTAA
- a CDS encoding class I SAM-dependent methyltransferase encodes MTLYGRAEQARHPQPIIDDPMAVRLVDRIDFDFTKFGRRGQEMALRSLAFDRAALRYLSDHPRATVVALAEGLQTTFWRVTDAIPDARFRWLTIDLPPIIELRERLLPAEPRIVTLAQSALDFSWMDRVDTDHGVLITAEGLLMYLQPDEAMTLIERCAARFPGGQMLFDLPPVLLKKLAPKGLRASRRYRVPPMPFSLSPAQLARLADTVPGVRAVHDLPMPEGRGFFFRAVFPRFWQARPTRQWRGAYTLLEFG; translated from the coding sequence ATGACGCTCTACGGCCGGGCCGAGCAGGCCCGCCACCCGCAACCGATCATCGACGACCCGATGGCCGTCCGGCTCGTCGACCGCATCGACTTCGACTTCACCAAGTTCGGCCGCCGCGGTCAGGAGATGGCGCTGCGGTCGCTGGCTTTCGACCGGGCCGCGCTGCGGTACCTGTCCGATCACCCGCGCGCCACGGTCGTCGCGCTCGCCGAAGGCCTGCAGACCACCTTCTGGCGGGTCACCGACGCCATCCCCGATGCGCGGTTCCGTTGGCTGACAATAGACCTCCCGCCGATCATCGAACTGCGCGAGCGGTTGCTGCCGGCCGAACCGCGAATCGTCACGCTGGCCCAGTCGGCGCTGGACTTCTCCTGGATGGACCGGGTGGACACCGATCACGGCGTACTCATCACCGCCGAGGGGTTGCTGATGTATCTGCAGCCCGACGAGGCCATGACCCTCATCGAGCGGTGCGCCGCCCGGTTCCCGGGTGGACAGATGCTCTTCGACCTGCCGCCGGTTCTGCTGAAGAAGCTGGCACCCAAGGGTTTACGGGCCAGCCGTCGCTACCGGGTGCCGCCGATGCCGTTCAGCCTGTCCCCCGCGCAGCTGGCCAGGCTGGCCGACACGGTGCCGGGTGTGCGGGCGGTGCACGACCTCCCGATGCCCGAGGGTCGCGGGTTCTTCTTCCGGGCCGTGTTCCCGCGGTTCTGGCAGGCCCGGCCGACCCGGCAGTGGCGCGGCGCCTACACCCTGCTGGAGTTCGGCTGA
- a CDS encoding IclR family transcriptional regulator has protein sequence MRKRARGAIERPTYLLESVDNALRLLQMLRDGGAVRLTEAAEELGVAPSTAHRLLAMLVYRGFAVQDEKRTYLPGPALRAGPAERGWTREFTDVCLPHLEALSTVCGETVNLVIRVGTGVRFLTSVESTAMLRVGDRRGQVLPAERTAGGRALLAELDDEVVERLYADRSAGQRAELLTELAAVREVGFGLNVEHTEEGVAAFGAVVRNRLGRAVGAVTVAVPIVRYQRHARGDLVRQLFRTADEISVDLDGRFDSLEP, from the coding sequence GTGCGGAAACGGGCCAGAGGTGCGATCGAGCGGCCCACCTATCTCCTGGAGTCGGTCGACAACGCCCTGCGGCTGTTGCAGATGCTGCGCGACGGGGGAGCGGTCCGGCTCACGGAGGCGGCCGAAGAGCTCGGCGTCGCGCCCTCCACGGCACACCGCCTGCTGGCGATGCTGGTCTACCGGGGCTTCGCCGTACAGGACGAGAAGCGCACGTACCTTCCGGGTCCGGCGTTGCGCGCCGGGCCGGCCGAGCGGGGCTGGACCCGCGAGTTCACCGACGTCTGCCTACCGCACCTGGAGGCGTTGTCCACGGTGTGCGGCGAGACCGTCAACCTGGTGATCCGGGTCGGCACCGGGGTCCGGTTCCTCACCTCGGTGGAGTCCACCGCGATGTTGCGGGTCGGCGACCGCAGGGGGCAGGTGTTGCCGGCCGAGCGCACCGCCGGCGGTCGGGCGTTGCTGGCCGAGCTCGACGACGAGGTGGTGGAGCGGCTCTACGCGGACCGCTCGGCCGGGCAGCGGGCCGAGCTGCTGACCGAACTGGCCGCTGTGCGTGAGGTCGGGTTCGGCCTCAACGTCGAACACACCGAGGAGGGGGTGGCGGCCTTCGGGGCGGTGGTGCGCAATCGGCTGGGCCGGGCCGTCGGTGCGGTGACGGTCGCGGTGCCGATCGTGCGCTACCAGCGGCATGCCCGCGGGGATCTGGTCAGACAGTTGTTCCGCACGGCCGACGAGATCTCGGTGGATCTGGACGGCCGGTTCGATTCGCTCGAACCCTGA
- a CDS encoding alpha/beta hydrolase: MAEVTVDPAVTFDSSGCRLAGTLVSPAGPRAAALLLSGSGRVDRDSDTRGLRLGVTRILADELARARVATLRYDKRGVGASGGDYLRAGFHEQLADARAALRRLTERMPGLPVLVVGHSEGGLHAIELAADSAVAAAVLLGTPARPGAEVLRWQAEQILDTMPRWARALLRAVRLDPLETQRRRLARIAASSRDVMRIQGVRVNARWLRELIAHDPRPALRRITVPVLAITGAHDVQVPPADIDMMRELIPGPFEGHVVAGVNHLLRPDPHRRGPRGYRRSARDPLAPAVLELITDWVSRTVPVP; encoded by the coding sequence ATGGCCGAGGTGACAGTCGACCCCGCGGTGACATTCGACAGTTCCGGTTGCCGGCTCGCGGGAACCCTGGTGAGCCCCGCCGGGCCGCGCGCCGCCGCACTGCTGCTGTCCGGCTCGGGCCGGGTGGACCGCGACTCCGACACCCGCGGGTTGCGGCTCGGGGTGACCCGGATCCTCGCCGACGAGTTGGCCCGCGCCCGGGTGGCGACGTTGCGGTACGACAAACGCGGCGTCGGGGCCAGCGGTGGCGACTACCTGCGCGCCGGATTCCACGAGCAGCTCGCCGATGCTCGCGCCGCGCTGCGCCGGCTCACCGAGCGGATGCCGGGGTTGCCGGTTCTGGTCGTCGGCCACAGTGAAGGTGGTCTGCACGCCATCGAGTTGGCCGCCGACTCCGCTGTGGCCGCGGCGGTGCTGCTGGGCACCCCGGCCCGACCGGGAGCCGAGGTGTTGCGGTGGCAGGCCGAACAGATCCTCGACACCATGCCCCGGTGGGCGCGCGCACTGCTGCGGGCGGTTCGGCTGGATCCGCTCGAGACCCAGCGAAGGCGGCTGGCCCGCATCGCCGCGTCGTCCCGGGATGTGATGCGGATCCAGGGGGTGCGCGTCAACGCCCGCTGGCTGCGTGAGCTCATCGCCCACGATCCGAGGCCGGCGCTGCGCCGGATCACCGTGCCGGTGCTGGCGATCACCGGTGCGCACGACGTGCAGGTGCCACCGGCCGACATCGACATGATGCGGGAGCTGATCCCGGGCCCGTTCGAGGGCCATGTCGTCGCCGGCGTCAACCACCTGTTGCGGCCGGATCCGCACCGCCGCGGACCTCGCGGCTACCGGCGGTCCGCCCGGGATCCGCTCGCCCCGGCGGTACTCGAGTTGATCACCGACTGGGTGTCCCGCACCGTGCCGGTGCCGTGA
- a CDS encoding RNA polymerase sigma factor produces MDGRRLRELIPGVLGTLVRRGADFASAEDAVQEALVRALTTWAGKPPRDPKGWLITTAWRCFVDATRSDAARRRREELIATRPPPGPVPAVDDTLALYFLCAHPRLSPASAVALTLRAVGGLTTRQIAQAYLVPESTMAQRISRAKHTIADVQPGRPGDLRTVLRVLYLVFNEGYTGEVDLAEEAIRLARRLVAVTDDPEVAGLLALFLLHHARRPARTRADGSLVPLAEQDRSVWRRDLIAEGVGILQAALARDRLGEYQAQAAIAALHADAQRVEDTDWVQIVEWYDELVALTGSPVVRLNRAVAVGAAAGPRAGLAALAELDPELPRHTAAAAYLHEQAGDIATAADLYAEAAAKADNLAERNHLTLRAATLRRRI; encoded by the coding sequence ATCGACGGGCGCCGGCTGCGCGAGCTGATCCCCGGCGTGCTGGGCACCCTCGTCCGCCGCGGCGCCGACTTCGCCTCCGCCGAGGACGCCGTCCAGGAGGCTCTGGTCAGAGCGCTCACCACCTGGGCCGGGAAGCCGCCGCGGGATCCGAAGGGCTGGCTGATCACCACCGCTTGGCGCTGCTTCGTGGACGCCACCCGGTCGGACGCCGCCCGTCGCCGCCGCGAGGAACTCATCGCGACACGACCGCCGCCCGGACCCGTCCCCGCCGTCGATGACACCCTGGCGCTGTACTTTCTCTGCGCGCATCCGCGCCTGAGCCCGGCGTCGGCCGTCGCGCTGACGTTGCGCGCCGTCGGCGGGCTGACCACCCGGCAGATCGCGCAGGCCTATCTGGTGCCGGAATCCACGATGGCGCAACGGATCAGCCGCGCCAAACACACCATTGCCGACGTGCAACCGGGTCGGCCCGGTGATCTGCGCACCGTGCTGCGCGTGCTCTATCTCGTCTTCAACGAGGGTTACACCGGCGAGGTCGACCTCGCCGAGGAGGCGATCCGGTTGGCCCGCCGGCTCGTCGCGGTCACCGACGATCCGGAGGTGGCCGGGCTGCTCGCGCTGTTCCTGCTGCACCACGCCCGCCGGCCCGCCCGCACCCGCGCGGACGGCAGCCTGGTGCCGCTGGCCGAGCAGGACCGATCGGTGTGGCGGCGGGATCTGATCGCCGAGGGGGTGGGCATCCTGCAGGCCGCGCTGGCCCGTGACCGGCTGGGCGAGTATCAGGCCCAGGCCGCGATCGCCGCGCTGCATGCCGATGCGCAGCGGGTGGAGGACACCGACTGGGTGCAGATCGTCGAGTGGTACGACGAGCTCGTGGCGCTCACCGGCAGCCCGGTGGTGCGGCTCAACCGTGCGGTGGCGGTCGGCGCCGCCGCCGGACCACGGGCGGGTCTGGCGGCGCTGGCCGAACTGGACCCCGAGTTGCCCCGGCACACCGCCGCGGCGGCCTACCTGCACGAACAGGCCGGTGACATCGCCACTGCGGCAGACCTTTACGCCGAAGCCGCCGCGAAGGCCGACAACCTGGCCGAACGCAACCATCTGACGCTGCGGGCGGCGACGCTCCGCCGGCGGATCTAG
- a CDS encoding YciI family protein — translation MAKYLLLKHYRGAPAAVNDAPMDRWTPAEIEAHIKYMADFADRLKETGEFVGESALAPEGAWVRHDGDGRPPVTDGPFAETKDLIAGFMIIDVDSYERAVELAGELSAAPGAGGRPIHEWLELRPFLTTAPTIVDQ, via the coding sequence ATGGCGAAGTACCTGCTGCTCAAGCACTACCGCGGGGCGCCGGCGGCCGTCAACGACGCGCCGATGGACCGGTGGACACCAGCCGAGATCGAGGCGCACATCAAGTACATGGCCGACTTCGCCGACCGGCTCAAGGAGACCGGCGAGTTCGTCGGCGAGAGCGCGCTGGCGCCCGAAGGCGCCTGGGTCCGCCACGACGGCGACGGCCGGCCGCCGGTGACCGACGGACCGTTCGCCGAGACCAAGGACCTCATCGCCGGGTTCATGATCATCGACGTCGACTCCTACGAACGCGCCGTCGAACTCGCCGGTGAGCTCTCCGCGGCCCCCGGCGCCGGCGGCAGACCGATCCATGAATGGCTCGAACTGCGGCCGTTCCTGACCACCGCGCCGACCATCGTCGACCAGTGA
- a CDS encoding amidase, producing the protein MNFDEYRSHDATGLATLIADKEVTPEELLTLARDRAAAVNPRINAIVREVPPALPTELSGPFAGVPFLIKDLSQDYAGLPTSAGSRALMSTPATEHAGVVRRWLDAGLVIFGKTNTPEFGAKGITEPEVWGPTRNPWNLRHSPGGSSGGSAAAVAAGIVPCAGASDGGGSIRIPAACCGLVGLKPGRGLVPTGPAVGESMHGAAVEGVVSRSVRDTAAMLDVLAGGEPWGPYAPAVPPSSFASCVGADPGRLRIGVRVPTAINPQPHPDAFAAVEATVRTLTELGHQVEELPQAPFDDAALARDFLLTWFVYTAWELADTKRRTGAGDDAFERDTLILAALGRATGSVDYLDAVHRRHAHTRRLTEFFETHDLLLTPTLATPPPRIGQFDLPAALERASDVLIKTRTAGLLRFTKFVDDAVEQNLAWVPYTQLANLTGRPAISLPLHWTADGLPLGVQFVAPLAGEQTLIRLAAQLEEAMPWADRVPPL; encoded by the coding sequence GTGAATTTCGACGAGTACCGCAGCCACGACGCGACCGGCCTGGCCACACTCATCGCCGACAAAGAGGTGACGCCTGAGGAGTTGCTCACCCTGGCCCGGGACCGGGCGGCCGCGGTGAACCCGCGGATCAACGCGATCGTGCGGGAGGTGCCCCCGGCGTTGCCCACCGAGCTGTCCGGTCCGTTCGCCGGGGTGCCGTTCCTGATCAAGGATCTGTCGCAGGACTACGCCGGTCTTCCCACGTCGGCCGGCTCGCGGGCGCTGATGTCGACGCCCGCCACCGAACATGCCGGCGTGGTGCGGCGCTGGCTGGACGCCGGTCTGGTGATCTTCGGCAAGACCAACACCCCCGAGTTCGGGGCGAAGGGCATCACCGAACCGGAGGTCTGGGGCCCGACCCGCAATCCGTGGAATCTGCGGCACAGTCCGGGCGGGTCCTCCGGCGGGTCGGCGGCCGCCGTCGCGGCGGGCATCGTGCCGTGCGCCGGGGCGAGTGACGGCGGCGGCTCGATCCGCATTCCGGCGGCGTGCTGCGGGCTGGTCGGGTTGAAGCCCGGGCGGGGACTCGTCCCCACCGGACCGGCGGTGGGTGAGTCCATGCACGGCGCGGCCGTGGAGGGGGTGGTGTCCCGGTCGGTGCGGGACACGGCGGCGATGCTCGATGTGCTGGCCGGCGGGGAGCCGTGGGGCCCCTATGCGCCGGCCGTCCCGCCGTCGTCGTTCGCCTCGTGTGTGGGCGCGGATCCGGGCCGGCTGCGGATCGGGGTGCGGGTGCCGACGGCGATCAACCCACAGCCCCACCCGGACGCGTTCGCCGCGGTAGAGGCCACCGTGCGCACGTTGACCGAATTGGGCCATCAGGTCGAGGAACTGCCGCAGGCCCCGTTCGACGACGCGGCGCTGGCCCGCGATTTCCTGCTGACATGGTTCGTCTACACCGCGTGGGAGCTCGCCGACACCAAGCGCCGGACCGGCGCCGGGGACGATGCGTTCGAACGGGACACCCTGATCCTGGCCGCACTCGGCCGGGCTACCGGCAGCGTCGACTATCTCGACGCCGTGCATCGCCGGCATGCCCACACCCGCCGGCTCACCGAATTCTTCGAGACCCACGATCTGCTGCTCACCCCGACGCTGGCCACTCCCCCGCCGCGGATCGGGCAGTTCGACCTCCCGGCGGCGCTGGAACGCGCATCGGACGTGCTGATCAAGACCCGCACCGCCGGGTTGCTGCGATTCACCAAGTTCGTCGACGACGCGGTGGAGCAGAACCTGGCCTGGGTGCCCTACACCCAGTTGGCGAATCTGACCGGGCGGCCGGCGATCTCGCTGCCGCTGCACTGGACCGCCGACGGGTTGCCGCTCGGTGTGCAATTCGTCGCACCGCTGGCCGGTGAGCAGACGTTGATCCGGTTGGCCGCCCAGCTCGAAGAGGCGATGCCGTGGGCCGACCGGGTGCCGCCGCTCTGA
- a CDS encoding GAP family protein: protein MWSDVVGLALFVSLNPMLLALILLMISRPRPIPNLVAFWIGCLIVNIPVWLVPLMLLHLVPSFEAVARDLATPSEQTGIQPLQLGTGVFCLLVATWIGVRLLRRRRVPEPAPAVAGGAGSTLVLDPDAPGAAAGNDTAGAGAGADQPAPGGLRGGYRNAKAAVGRLVGRARQAWENGAVWVSMVFGLAYVPPPPLVLLVNTIIVASGAPIGTQVAAVLVFIIVMLAVFEIALLGYVFVPSRTEAILQPIHNWARDHRSQVLLILFAVVGTWQVVTASGLL, encoded by the coding sequence ATGTGGAGTGACGTTGTCGGGCTGGCACTGTTCGTGTCGCTCAACCCGATGCTGCTCGCGTTGATCCTGCTGATGATCTCGCGGCCCCGGCCGATACCGAACCTGGTCGCGTTCTGGATCGGCTGCCTGATCGTCAACATCCCGGTCTGGCTGGTGCCGCTGATGCTGCTGCACCTGGTGCCGTCCTTCGAGGCGGTGGCCCGGGATCTGGCGACCCCGTCCGAACAGACCGGGATCCAACCACTGCAGTTGGGCACCGGCGTGTTCTGCCTGCTGGTCGCCACCTGGATCGGGGTGCGGTTGCTGCGCCGGCGGCGGGTGCCCGAACCGGCGCCGGCCGTCGCCGGTGGTGCCGGTTCGACGCTGGTGCTCGACCCCGACGCCCCGGGCGCCGCCGCCGGGAACGACACCGCGGGCGCCGGCGCCGGGGCCGACCAACCCGCGCCGGGCGGCCTGCGCGGCGGGTACCGGAATGCCAAGGCGGCCGTCGGGCGGCTGGTCGGCCGGGCCCGGCAGGCATGGGAGAACGGCGCCGTGTGGGTGTCGATGGTGTTCGGTCTGGCCTATGTGCCGCCGCCCCCGCTGGTGCTGTTGGTGAACACCATCATCGTGGCGTCCGGTGCGCCGATCGGCACCCAGGTGGCGGCGGTGCTGGTCTTCATCATCGTGATGCTGGCGGTGTTCGAGATCGCGCTGCTGGGCTACGTGTTCGTGCCCAGCCGCACCGAGGCGATCCTGCAGCCGATCCACAACTGGGCGCGCGACCACCGCAGTCAGGTGTTGTTGATCCTGTTCGCGGTCGTCGGGACGTGGCAGGTGGTGACCGCCTCCGGGCTGCTCTGA